CAGCATGTTTCCTTGGCAAATTCCAATTTTAAATGCTATCGGTGTAGTTTTCAATCTCCAAGGATATGACAGTTTGGGATTGACTCGTGGGAGGACTTGCGTTGTTGCGGAAAGATTGTGATGATTCGCCTAGCAAGTGCTCTGTCTCATCGCTATTTTGCTGGGCCCATGATTTCTGATTAAGGGCTTTCAGCTTAGCAAGCTCCTCTGACACTTCCTTCATGGATGGGCGGTTTACTCCTGTGCTATTCAGACATCTTTTAGCAAGCTCTGCAACAGCTTCTATCTCATCCATCTCAGCTTCATCAGCTGCTTGGAAATCCAAAATcccaaaaacatcattattttccaatgctgagttgaagtactgaataAAGTTCCGTTTCTTTCCTGACTTGGCATTTGAGTTTGGCTTCTCCCCTGTGAGAAGCTCCACAAGAACTACTCCAAAGCTATAGACATCACTTTTTTCAGTTAAATTACCCGTCATAAGATACTCTGGATCCAGGTAGCCGAAAGTTCCTTGTATTTTCGTGGCTAAAATATTGGTCTGGCCTGGAGAAATAAGCACCGAAGCTCCAAAATCTGCTACCTTTGCCGTGTAATTATCGTCTAATAGAATGTTCACCGACTTGACATCTCCGTGAATAACTGGAGGGTCTGCTAGAGAGTGCAAATAATCAAGCGCAAGAGCAGCCTCCGATGCAATCCTTAGACGATTGCTCCAGGAAGCCAATACCTGTGACCTTTTGTCATGGATGTGCTTGAAAAGGGTTCCATTTGAGATGAACTCGTAAACTAGTAATGGCACTTTGGTCTCCAAGCACAGGCCCAGGAGTTTTACCACGTTCTTGTGGTTGACCTGTGAAACAACGCAGATTTCATGTTGGAAATCCTCGTTCATCTGAGCTTTGTCCACCCCCTTGGACTTCTTGACAGCAACTACTGTATTGTCTGCTAAAACTCCTTTgtaaactgaaccgaaaccacCTTCCCCGagttttttatcatcatcataattGTTGGTTGCTTTTGTCAGCTCTGCCTCACTGAAAATCCTTACTCTTTGATGCTTTAAAACCATTCCCCCATTTTCTCTGAAGTTCTTGTCCTTTCTTCTTTTACTCAAGATCATGAAGAGCAATAGACAAATAATCACCAGGGAAACTATGGCGCCTACGACTGCATACAGAAAATCAATGGAAAACAAATGAATCTCTTGAACAGAAACGTTTCCATGCCATATTTAGTGGCTATGCTAATCTCATGTGTTGAGAGGGAGGAATAAAGGATGTATGCAAAGCAGAATCCAATAACAGGAGCTTATTGGTTCTCTGAGTACTAAAGATGGAGCTCTGGAAGCAATCAAAGCAAGCAATAGCAACCACTGGTATAGAAGAAAAATGCAAAGGACATTTACCTGCTATAATGGTAGTGATAGCAAATCCTTGACAACCTACTTTGCCATCACCATGCATGCCAAGTGAACATTTACATTCGTAATCCCCAATGGTGTTGTGGCATTTACCATAACATGTGTATGTTTCAGGATACTTGCACTCATCAATATCTGCAGACATAACAAATCATGAATTGACCTTAATTCAATACAATATAGTCTACACGaataaaaattctagaaaagttCTGGCAGGTCTACGCATTTAGAAGTTGTTTTGTTTCATCAATATCTGAGAATAAGAATGAaccatcttttaatttcaattacgTAACTAGTGAAGGCATCTGTCACTTTACCTTGGCATCCTTTTTCAAGATATGGGTTTCCTTCGAACCCTTCATTGCATGCGCAACGATATCCTTGACCATTATCAGAGTAATTGCAATTTGTATTGATGCCACAAGCATATGAACTCTTATTGGCCTGAGCCTTTTCGCATGTCTCGGTTTGAGCTACCCATTCGATCACAACATTTGATGTATCATTAGGTTTTGGGGTTCGAGAGAGTGGCCAATCCGACAGGTCAAGGGAGTCTTTGTCCTCAAGGAATGCAAAGCCACAGGGGTTAAATTCGAAAACATCCGTGTGGTTGTTAAAGCTCTGAATGGTAATATCCAGAGACTTGAGACCCTTTGGAATCGAGGTCTGGCAGCATCCAGAACCTGAGCAGGAAttattctttgacatggtaacATTTCTAGTGCATAAAGAGAGACAAGCAGCCCCGAATGTTGCGTCCATGTTGGTCACCATGGCAATGGTATCACAACCAACTGCTGTGAACATATTTCGAGAGTCTGAAAATGTGAAGGGGCCTGATCCAAGTGAGATGGACTGATTGAAAAGCTGCGATTGCCTCCCTGACTTGTTATAGCAATAGAGCGATGGATCAATGCCTACAGTGACTGTGCCATTCAGCAATGATATATTGCGAGCAGGTATGTTCTCTCCAAACCACAGTTCATGATGACCATCATCAGTGGAATTGCAATGTAGAAA
This region of Populus trichocarpa isolate Nisqually-1 chromosome 9, P.trichocarpa_v4.1, whole genome shotgun sequence genomic DNA includes:
- the LOC7460112 gene encoding wall-associated receptor kinase 2 isoform X2 encodes the protein MRLQRWVFLLMMLLLVAAITGATANPDVKDGCQERCGDVIVPYPFGIGEQRCAMNENFFLHCNSTDDGHHELWFGENIPARNISLLNGTVTVGIDPSLYCYNKSGRQSQLFNQSISLGSGPFTFSDSRNMFTAVGCDTIAMVTNMDATFGAACLSLCTRNVTMSKNNSCSGSGCCQTSIPKGLKSLDITIQSFNNHTDVFEFNPCGFAFLEDKDSLDLSDWPLSRTPKPNDTSNVVIEWVAQTETCEKAQANKSSYACGINTNCNYSDNGQGYRCACNEGFEGNPYLEKGCQDIDECKYPETYTCYGKCHNTIGDYECKCSLGMHGDGKVGCQGFAITTIIAVVGAIVSLVIICLLLFMILSKRRKDKNFRENGGMVLKHQRVRIFSEAELTKATNNYDDDKKLGEGGFGSVYKGVLADNTVVAVKKSKGVDKAQMNEDFQHEICVVSQVNHKNVVKLLGLCLETKVPLLVYEFISNGTLFKHIHDKRSQVLASWSNRLRIASEAALALDYLHSLADPPVIHGDVKSVNILLDDNYTAKVADFGASVLISPGQTNILATKIQGTFGYLDPEYLMTGNLTEKSDVYSFGVVLVELLTGEKPNSNAKSGKKRNFIQYFNSALENNDVFGILDFQAADEAEMDEIEAVAELAKRCLNSTGVNRPSMKEVSEELAKLKALNQKSWAQQNSDETEHLLGESSQSFRNNASPPTSQSQTVISLEIENYTDSI